The Streptomyces phaeolivaceus genome has a window encoding:
- a CDS encoding S9 family peptidase, which translates to MTTQPESFPRRHARTQRFTLGAPRAFSVAPDGSHVVFLRSSSGSERANKLWVLDLRDGTERVAADPGALLAGASEELSAEERARRERLREGGAGIVGYATDATVELASFALSGRLFLAQPRAGTARELRVPGPVIDPRPSPDGRYVAYVAGGALRVVEAEGGADLALTEAGPENVTHGLAEFIAAEEMGRSRGFWWAPESDRLLVTRVDDTPVRRWWISDPAQPERDPQRVAYPAAGTANADVRLFVIDLSGTRTEVVWDRVRYPYLAHVHWSGAGAPLILVQARDQLSQLFLAVDPDSGATRMVHADEDPHWLDLFPGVPTWSPSGQLVRVADEGGARVLAVGERPLTGPQLHVRAVLDVSDADVLVSASAGERAAAPEIGEIHVYRVNELGVERVSQEPGVHSAVRAGGVTVLVSAVPERAGAQVRVLRDGKSVATVASYAEDPGMSPRVRFTQGGARRVPCALLMPSDYDGVTPLPVLMDPYGGPHGPRVVAAHNAHLTSQWFADQGFAVVVADGRGTPGRSPAWEKEIDGDFTLSLDDQVDALHDLAKSHPLDLSRVAIRGWSYGGWLAALAVLRRPDVFHAGIAGAPVTDWRLYDTHYTERYLGDPAKAPAAYARSSLIADGALSAPAEPHRPLMIVHGTADDNVVFAHALRLSSALLAAGRPHEVLPLSGVTHITPQEQVAENLLLLQVDFLKRSLGPS; encoded by the coding sequence ATGACGACCCAGCCCGAGTCCTTTCCTCGCCGACACGCCCGGACACAACGTTTCACCCTCGGCGCGCCACGGGCGTTCTCCGTCGCGCCGGACGGTTCCCACGTGGTGTTTCTGCGGTCCTCGTCCGGCTCCGAGCGGGCCAACAAGCTCTGGGTGCTGGACCTCCGGGACGGTACGGAACGGGTGGCGGCCGACCCGGGCGCGCTGCTCGCCGGCGCCTCGGAGGAGTTGTCGGCCGAGGAGCGCGCACGCCGTGAGCGCCTGCGCGAGGGCGGCGCCGGGATCGTCGGCTACGCCACCGACGCGACCGTGGAGTTGGCCTCTTTCGCCTTGTCAGGGCGGCTTTTCCTGGCCCAGCCGCGGGCCGGGACGGCACGTGAACTGCGTGTCCCCGGACCGGTGATCGACCCCCGCCCCTCCCCCGACGGCCGGTATGTCGCGTACGTGGCCGGAGGCGCGCTGCGGGTCGTCGAGGCGGAGGGCGGCGCGGACCTGGCGCTCACCGAGGCGGGCCCGGAGAACGTCACCCATGGTCTGGCCGAGTTCATCGCGGCCGAGGAGATGGGCCGTTCCCGTGGTTTCTGGTGGGCACCGGAGTCGGACCGGCTGCTGGTGACGCGCGTGGACGACACGCCGGTGCGCCGCTGGTGGATCTCGGACCCCGCACAGCCGGAAAGGGACCCGCAGCGGGTCGCGTATCCGGCCGCCGGGACCGCCAACGCGGATGTACGGCTCTTTGTGATCGACCTCTCCGGGACCCGCACGGAGGTGGTGTGGGACCGGGTCCGCTACCCGTATCTGGCGCATGTGCACTGGTCGGGGGCGGGTGCCCCGCTGATCCTGGTGCAGGCGCGGGACCAGCTCAGCCAGCTGTTCCTGGCCGTGGACCCGGACTCGGGGGCGACCCGGATGGTGCACGCCGACGAAGATCCACATTGGCTTGATCTTTTCCCCGGGGTGCCCACCTGGAGTCCGTCGGGGCAGCTCGTGCGTGTCGCGGACGAGGGCGGCGCGCGGGTGCTGGCGGTCGGCGAACGCCCGCTGACGGGCCCGCAGTTGCATGTCCGCGCGGTGCTCGACGTGTCCGACGCCGATGTCCTGGTCTCCGCGTCGGCCGGTGAGCGGGCCGCCGCCCCGGAGATCGGTGAGATCCACGTCTATCGGGTGAACGAGCTGGGGGTGGAGCGCGTCTCGCAGGAACCCGGCGTGCATTCGGCGGTGCGTGCCGGGGGCGTGACCGTGCTCGTATCGGCCGTACCGGAGCGGGCGGGCGCCCAGGTGCGGGTGCTGCGGGACGGCAAGTCCGTGGCCACCGTGGCGTCTTACGCGGAGGATCCCGGTATGTCACCGCGCGTGCGGTTTACACAGGGGGGCGCACGCCGCGTACCGTGCGCCCTGCTTATGCCGAGTGACTACGACGGGGTCACCCCCCTGCCCGTCCTGATGGACCCCTACGGCGGTCCGCACGGCCCCCGGGTGGTCGCGGCCCACAACGCCCACCTCACCTCGCAGTGGTTCGCCGACCAGGGCTTCGCGGTGGTGGTCGCCGACGGGCGCGGCACCCCCGGCCGCTCCCCCGCCTGGGAGAAGGAGATCGACGGCGACTTCACGCTCTCCCTGGACGACCAGGTGGACGCCCTGCACGACCTCGCGAAGTCCCATCCGCTGGACCTGTCCCGGGTGGCGATCCGCGGCTGGTCGTACGGCGGTTGGCTGGCGGCTCTCGCGGTGCTGCGCCGCCCGGACGTCTTCCACGCGGGCATCGCGGGCGCCCCGGTCACCGACTGGCGGCTGTACGACACGCACTACACCGAGCGGTACCTCGGCGATCCGGCGAAGGCTCCGGCGGCGTACGCGAGGAGTTCGCTGATCGCGGACGGCGCTCTGTCCGCGCCCGCCGAGCCGCACCGCCCGCTGATGATCGTGCACGGCACCGCCGACGACAACGTGGTCTTCGCCCACGCCCTGCGGCTGTCCTCCGCGCTCCTCGCGGCCGGCCGCCCGCACGAGGTGCTGCCGCTCTCCGGCGTCACCCACATCACCCCGCAGGAACAGGTCGCCGAGAACCTGCTGCTGCTCCAGGTGGACTTCCTGAAGCGCTCACTGGGGCCGAGCTAG
- the mshB gene encoding N-acetyl-1-D-myo-inositol-2-amino-2-deoxy-alpha-D-glucopyranoside deacetylase → MTDLPTRRLLLVHAHPDDESINNGATMAKYAAEGARVTLVTCTLGEEGEVIPSALAHLAPDRDDTLGPHRVAELARAMKELGVTDHRFLGGPGHYRDSGMMGVEQNERPGAFWSADVDEAAAHLVQVIREVRPQVLVTYDPNGGYGHPDHIQAHRVAMRAAGLTADPDFRPDLGAPWDIDKVYWNRVPRGVLLEGFGRLRRDLAEPGRLPFRQAASVTDVPGVVDDPIVTTEIDGTGFAAAKAAAMRAHATQIEVAEPYFALSNKLAQPFLATEYYELVRGRREGGIRESDLFEGIPGDSCEDRQTFGERQNGTAL, encoded by the coding sequence ATGACGGATCTGCCCACCCGCCGACTGCTCCTGGTGCACGCGCACCCGGACGACGAGTCGATCAACAACGGCGCGACCATGGCCAAGTACGCGGCCGAGGGAGCGCGGGTGACGCTGGTGACCTGCACCCTCGGCGAGGAGGGCGAGGTCATCCCGTCCGCTCTCGCGCACCTCGCGCCCGACCGTGACGACACGCTCGGCCCGCACCGGGTGGCAGAGCTGGCCCGAGCCATGAAGGAACTCGGCGTCACCGACCACCGTTTCCTCGGCGGCCCCGGCCACTACCGCGACTCCGGGATGATGGGCGTCGAACAGAACGAGCGCCCCGGTGCCTTCTGGTCCGCCGACGTCGACGAGGCCGCCGCCCACCTGGTCCAGGTGATCCGCGAGGTCCGCCCCCAGGTCCTGGTCACCTACGACCCCAACGGCGGATACGGCCACCCCGACCACATCCAGGCCCACCGCGTCGCCATGCGCGCCGCCGGACTGACCGCCGACCCGGACTTCCGCCCCGACCTGGGCGCGCCCTGGGACATCGACAAGGTCTACTGGAACCGGGTGCCGCGCGGGGTGCTCCTGGAGGGCTTCGGCCGGCTCCGCCGCGACCTCGCCGAGCCCGGACGGCTGCCGTTCCGGCAGGCCGCGAGCGTCACCGATGTGCCGGGAGTGGTGGACGACCCCATCGTCACCACCGAGATCGACGGCACCGGCTTCGCGGCAGCGAAGGCCGCCGCGATGCGCGCGCACGCCACCCAGATCGAGGTCGCCGAGCCCTACTTCGCTCTCTCCAACAAACTCGCACAGCCCTTCCTGGCCACCGAGTACTACGAGTTGGTCCGTGGCAGACGTGAAGGGGGGATCCGGGAGAGCGACTTGTTCGAGGGGATTCCCGGTGATTCTTGCGAGGATCGGCAGACTTTCGGTGAACGGCAGAACGGAACGGCCCTGTGA
- a CDS encoding DUF6113 family protein — MNTRDRPTGGQGGALAQPLSFPPLGRAVAQLGLFVLGAVVGVAGGLLQAAWFPGGLLLALLAAAGLFLGGARATGGRAGAVAPAVGWMISVVLLTSTRPEGDFLFGAGAGSYLFLLGGMAVAVMCATLGWGRQPTGPDARLGK, encoded by the coding sequence ATGAACACGAGGGACCGGCCGACGGGCGGACAAGGCGGCGCGCTCGCCCAGCCGTTGTCGTTCCCCCCGCTGGGGCGGGCCGTCGCCCAGCTGGGGCTCTTCGTGCTGGGGGCGGTGGTCGGCGTGGCCGGCGGACTGCTCCAAGCGGCCTGGTTCCCGGGCGGGTTGCTGCTCGCGCTGCTGGCGGCGGCCGGGCTCTTCCTGGGCGGCGCGCGGGCGACGGGCGGCCGGGCGGGGGCCGTTGCGCCGGCCGTCGGCTGGATGATCTCCGTCGTCCTGCTGACGTCCACCCGGCCGGAGGGAGACTTCCTGTTCGGCGCGGGAGCCGGCTCCTATCTCTTCCTGCTCGGGGGCATGGCTGTTGCTGTGATGTGCGCCACCCTCGGGTGGGGGCGGCAACCGACCGGGCCCGATGCCCGACTTGGCAAGTGA
- a CDS encoding SH3 domain-containing protein codes for MRKLLASAATAAVVMAGLTFAAPAQAASSGTVSVQAINCHAKESVRIRQSKSTSATSLGLFPKDAGAECGASTEGGTYTACGHTNGYFWIAIDYQGIRGYVALYCVTRP; via the coding sequence ATGCGCAAACTCCTCGCCAGCGCCGCTACCGCCGCAGTCGTCATGGCAGGCCTGACCTTCGCCGCCCCAGCTCAGGCAGCATCGTCAGGCACAGTCTCGGTCCAGGCAATCAACTGCCACGCCAAGGAAAGTGTGCGAATCCGGCAGTCGAAGTCGACCAGCGCGACCTCTCTCGGGCTCTTCCCCAAGGACGCGGGCGCTGAATGCGGCGCCTCCACAGAAGGAGGGACGTACACCGCTTGCGGCCACACCAACGGATACTTCTGGATCGCTATCGACTACCAGGGAATCAGGGGCTACGTCGCCCTGTACTGCGTCACGCGTCCGTGA
- a CDS encoding ABC transporter ATP-binding protein, whose amino-acid sequence MTTTTTTTTTTATGPAVVGFDNVTKAYGDVRAVDGLTLALYPGETVALLGPNGAGKSTTLDLLLGLKNADSGTIDLFGTGPREAIVAGRVGAMLQSGGLMDEVTVAELVRLACDLHPRPYPVSDVLARAGVTRIADHKVHKLSGGQAQRVRFALATAGDSDLIVLDEPTTGMDVTARQAFWATMREQADQGRTVLFATHYLEEADAIADRVLVLHRGRLLADGTAAEIKARAGARRISFDLPDGPVDEARLRGLPFLATLTLSHSGSAAGSGRTVRIQSTDADATVHALYGLGVYPRNLEVTGLGLEQAFVAITAAEEAKQQS is encoded by the coding sequence ATGACGACGACCACGACGACCACCACGACGACGGCCACCGGGCCCGCGGTGGTGGGGTTCGACAACGTGACGAAGGCGTACGGGGACGTGCGGGCCGTGGACGGTCTCACGCTCGCCCTGTACCCGGGGGAGACGGTGGCCCTGCTGGGCCCGAACGGGGCCGGCAAGTCCACCACCCTGGACCTGCTGCTCGGCCTCAAGAACGCCGACAGCGGCACCATCGACCTGTTCGGCACCGGCCCGCGCGAGGCGATCGTCGCCGGACGCGTGGGCGCCATGCTGCAGAGCGGCGGCCTGATGGACGAGGTCACGGTCGCCGAGCTGGTGCGGCTCGCCTGCGACCTGCACCCGAGGCCGTACCCGGTCTCCGACGTCCTCGCCCGCGCGGGCGTCACCCGGATCGCCGACCACAAGGTCCACAAGCTCTCCGGCGGCCAGGCCCAGCGGGTCCGCTTCGCCCTCGCCACGGCCGGCGACAGCGATCTGATCGTGCTGGACGAGCCCACCACCGGCATGGACGTCACCGCCCGCCAGGCCTTCTGGGCCACCATGCGCGAACAGGCCGACCAGGGTCGTACCGTCCTGTTCGCCACCCACTACCTCGAAGAGGCCGACGCCATCGCCGACCGCGTCCTCGTGCTGCACCGGGGCCGGCTGCTGGCCGACGGCACCGCGGCCGAGATCAAGGCCAGGGCGGGCGCCCGCAGGATCTCCTTCGACCTGCCCGACGGCCCGGTCGACGAGGCCCGGCTGCGCGGCCTGCCCTTCCTGGCCACCCTCACGCTGTCCCACAGCGGCTCCGCCGCGGGGTCCGGCCGTACCGTCCGCATCCAGTCCACCGACGCCGACGCGACCGTCCACGCCCTGTACGGCCTCGGCGTCTACCCCCGCAACCTCGAAGTCACCGGCCTCGGCCTGGAGCAGGCCTTCGTCGCGATCACCGCCGCCGAGGAGGCGAAGCAGCAGTCATGA
- a CDS encoding ABC transporter permease, producing MNSLIKLELTRALRNRKSMFFSVLYPSLLFLLIAGSASDTEKLGDTGLTLPTYMMVSMASFGALTAVLMGNSERIAKEREGGWVRQLRLTTLPGRGYVLAKTASAAVVSLPSIVIVFVVAAVVKDVRLDAWQWLALTGAIWAGSLVFAALGVAIGYLATGDAVRPITMIVYFGLSMLGGLWMPTTTFPEWLQDIAKWVPTHAYAALGQAIEQSQAPHTEDLVILAVSFVLFAGGAAWLYRKDTLKA from the coding sequence ATGAACAGCCTCATCAAGCTGGAACTCACCCGCGCCCTGCGCAACCGCAAGTCCATGTTCTTCTCGGTGCTCTACCCGTCGCTGCTGTTCCTGCTGATCGCGGGCAGCGCGAGCGACACGGAGAAACTCGGCGACACCGGCCTGACCCTTCCGACCTACATGATGGTCTCCATGGCCTCCTTCGGCGCCCTCACGGCCGTCCTGATGGGCAACAGCGAACGCATCGCCAAGGAACGCGAGGGCGGCTGGGTACGGCAGCTGCGGCTGACGACACTGCCCGGACGCGGCTACGTCCTCGCCAAGACCGCGAGCGCCGCCGTGGTCAGCCTGCCGTCCATCGTGATCGTCTTCGTGGTGGCGGCCGTGGTGAAGGACGTACGCCTGGACGCCTGGCAGTGGCTCGCCCTCACCGGCGCGATCTGGGCCGGCAGCCTGGTCTTCGCCGCGCTCGGTGTCGCCATCGGCTACCTCGCCACCGGCGACGCGGTCCGCCCGATCACGATGATCGTCTACTTCGGCCTGTCGATGCTCGGCGGTCTGTGGATGCCGACGACGACGTTCCCCGAGTGGCTGCAGGACATCGCGAAATGGGTGCCCACGCACGCGTACGCGGCCCTGGGCCAGGCCATCGAACAGAGCCAGGCCCCGCACACCGAGGACCTCGTCATCCTCGCCGTCTCCTTCGTCCTGTTCGCGGGCGGCGCGGCCTGGCTCTACCGGAAGGACACGCTGAAGGCGTGA
- a CDS encoding sensor histidine kinase, whose amino-acid sequence MSGVGIGQRPQNRRQRAIKFLWTGIWLAYLSAPVSDLLHGGHSDGVVVLGWIGLVAFVAWYFALIFRTGRRDTTRLVLGALAVLAAQSSILALSLGREWLVLFVYVSVASGAALPLRLARLTIPAVSALLTAIALAVPGGGAYLASLLLPALLGGFSMTGVRELIRTTRELREARATVAQLAANEERLRLARDLHDILGHSLSLITLKSELAGRMLPGHPEKAAQQVADIEQVSRQALVDVREAVTGYRRPRLGAELAGARDALTAAGITAELPTDPGPALADAPEDSESALAWALRESVTNVVRHSGARRCTVDLVRRQTLDGPMLELTVDDDGRGVPGGPAAGGDSPGSGLAGLTERLAKVGGALEAGPLETGPQGAAHHGFRLVARAPATPRDPDVGSGA is encoded by the coding sequence GTGAGCGGCGTCGGCATCGGGCAGCGCCCGCAGAACCGCAGGCAGAGGGCGATCAAGTTCCTCTGGACCGGGATCTGGCTCGCCTATCTGAGCGCCCCCGTCAGCGATCTGCTGCACGGGGGCCACAGCGACGGTGTCGTCGTCCTCGGCTGGATCGGCCTGGTGGCCTTCGTCGCCTGGTACTTCGCGCTGATCTTCCGCACCGGCCGCCGCGACACCACCCGCCTGGTGCTCGGCGCGCTCGCCGTCCTCGCCGCCCAGTCCTCGATCCTCGCCCTCAGCCTCGGCCGCGAGTGGCTCGTCCTCTTCGTCTACGTGTCGGTCGCGTCCGGCGCGGCCCTCCCGCTACGGCTCGCCCGCCTCACGATCCCGGCGGTCTCGGCCCTGCTCACCGCCATCGCCCTCGCCGTCCCGGGCGGCGGGGCCTATCTCGCCTCCCTGCTCCTCCCGGCCCTCCTCGGCGGCTTCTCCATGACCGGCGTCCGCGAACTCATCCGCACCACACGGGAACTGCGCGAGGCCAGGGCCACGGTCGCCCAGCTCGCCGCCAACGAGGAGCGCCTCCGCCTCGCCCGTGATCTGCACGACATCCTCGGCCACTCCCTCTCCCTGATCACCCTCAAGAGCGAGCTGGCGGGCCGGATGCTCCCCGGCCACCCCGAGAAGGCCGCCCAGCAGGTCGCCGACATCGAACAGGTCAGCCGCCAGGCCCTGGTCGACGTCCGTGAGGCCGTCACCGGCTACCGCCGCCCCCGCCTCGGCGCGGAACTCGCGGGCGCCCGCGACGCGTTGACGGCGGCCGGCATCACCGCCGAACTCCCCACCGACCCCGGCCCCGCCCTCGCCGACGCCCCCGAGGACAGCGAGTCCGCCCTCGCCTGGGCGCTGCGCGAGTCCGTCACCAACGTCGTACGGCACAGCGGCGCCCGCCGCTGCACGGTGGACCTCGTCCGCCGCCAGACCCTCGACGGCCCGATGCTCGAACTGACCGTGGACGACGACGGAAGGGGAGTTCCCGGCGGTCCGGCCGCCGGCGGCGACAGCCCCGGCAGCGGTCTCGCGGGCCTCACCGAGCGGCTGGCGAAGGTGGGCGGCGCCCTGGAGGCCGGTCCTCTGGAGACGGGCCCCCAGGGCGCCGCCCACCACGGCTTCCGTCTCGTCGCCAGGGCCCCCGCCACGCCCCGGGACCCGGACGTAGGATCCGGCGCATGA
- a CDS encoding response regulator transcription factor translates to MTRTIKVLLAEDQSMVREALAALLGLEPDIEVVAQAARGDEVLAAARAHDIDVALLDIEMPGATGIEAAAQLHKALPAVKLVVLTTFGRPGYLRGAMEAGADAFLVKDAPAAQLADAVRRVLAGERVIDPTLAAAALAEGANPLTDREREVLRAAADGSTNAELAKSLHLSQGTVRNYLSTAIQKLAVRNRTEAVSTAREKGWL, encoded by the coding sequence ATGACCCGCACGATCAAGGTCCTGCTCGCCGAGGACCAGTCGATGGTCCGCGAGGCCCTGGCCGCGCTGCTCGGCCTGGAGCCCGACATCGAGGTCGTGGCCCAGGCGGCCCGCGGCGACGAGGTCCTCGCCGCCGCCCGCGCCCACGACATCGACGTCGCCCTCCTCGACATCGAGATGCCGGGCGCGACCGGCATCGAGGCGGCGGCCCAGCTCCACAAGGCGCTCCCGGCGGTGAAACTGGTCGTCCTCACCACCTTCGGCCGCCCCGGCTACCTCCGCGGCGCCATGGAGGCCGGCGCCGACGCCTTCCTGGTCAAGGACGCCCCCGCCGCGCAACTCGCGGACGCCGTACGGCGGGTGCTGGCGGGCGAGCGGGTCATCGACCCCACGCTCGCGGCGGCGGCCCTGGCCGAGGGAGCGAACCCCCTGACCGACCGCGAACGCGAGGTCCTCCGCGCGGCGGCCGACGGCTCCACCAACGCCGAACTCGCCAAGTCCCTCCACCTCTCCCAGGGCACGGTCCGCAACTACCTGTCGACGGCGATCCAGAAACTGGCGGTCCGCAACAGAACGGAGGCGGTCAGCACGGCAAGGGAGAAGGGCTGGTTGTAG
- a CDS encoding transglutaminase-like domain-containing protein, translated as MSGQHAAGPGPRPPGAERADEVRRRFAEEARAERPDLAELCLLVGAAGDGALDDAGLDAAGIELDRLAGLMPYRPGAPRAWAVAAAELLGERCGFRGSAGDYQRLESSLLHQVLARRRGLPILLSVVWMEVARRAGAPVYGVALPGHFVVGFGPPEEQVLADPFDGGRVLTGSDAELLVAGATGAPLEPGMLNPADPLDVVVRVLNNVRAWAAARPERTDVALWALELSLAMPSHPARLRYEWARLLVQRGEYVRGAVALEEYAEVVGGVDAGAAEKVRRQAGAARALLN; from the coding sequence GTGAGCGGGCAGCACGCGGCCGGGCCGGGGCCGCGTCCGCCCGGGGCGGAGCGGGCCGACGAGGTGCGGCGGCGGTTCGCGGAGGAGGCACGGGCCGAGCGGCCCGATCTGGCCGAGCTGTGTCTGCTGGTGGGAGCGGCGGGCGACGGCGCGCTGGACGACGCGGGCCTCGACGCCGCCGGGATCGAACTCGACCGGCTCGCCGGGCTGATGCCGTACCGGCCCGGCGCCCCGCGCGCGTGGGCCGTCGCGGCGGCCGAACTGCTCGGGGAGCGGTGCGGGTTCCGGGGTTCCGCCGGGGACTACCAGCGGCTGGAGTCCTCGCTGCTGCACCAGGTGCTCGCACGGCGGCGGGGGTTGCCGATCCTGCTGTCGGTGGTGTGGATGGAGGTGGCCCGGCGGGCGGGGGCGCCCGTGTACGGGGTCGCGCTGCCGGGGCACTTCGTGGTGGGGTTCGGGCCGCCCGAGGAGCAGGTGCTCGCCGATCCGTTCGACGGGGGGCGGGTGCTGACCGGGAGCGACGCGGAGTTGCTGGTCGCGGGGGCGACGGGGGCTCCGCTGGAGCCCGGGATGCTGAACCCCGCCGATCCGCTGGACGTGGTGGTGCGCGTCCTCAACAACGTGCGGGCGTGGGCGGCGGCGCGGCCGGAGCGGACGGATGTCGCGTTGTGGGCGCTGGAGTTGTCGTTGGCGATGCCGTCGCATCCTGCGCGGTTGCGGTACGAGTGGGCGCGGTTGCTGGTGCAGCGGGGGGAGTATGTGCGGGGGGCCGTCGCGTTGGAGGAGTACGCGGAGGTGGTGGGTGGGGTGGACGCGGGGGCGGCGGAGAAGGTGCGGCGGCAGGCGGGGGCGGCTCGGGCTCTGTTGAACTGA
- a CDS encoding GNAT family N-acetyltransferase encodes MEISAGGRLEIRVSAADVGKRVSVRRVVDDAGGGGKFTDTVGVLTSWDDGVLLITRRNGERVRIEESSLVAGKTVPAAPARRRGPAASYAELAHVAARAWRPVERERLGEWELRAAAGFTRRANSVLPLGDPGLPLDEALTAVRGWYAARGLPAFLQLATGAEGTQELLCAEVADRGWVREVTAELWIGALAPLADREAAGVELTRTADEAWLGRYQRKGLGEVALKVLGSGPSVWFATVPGAAGEGPAAIGRCVVDGRWAGFSAVEVDPARRRQGLASTVMTALARRALDEGASAGWLQVEEDNVGARALYGGMGFAAHHSYHHYREPGSVVEGSGGGSRSAGSS; translated from the coding sequence GTGGAAATCTCTGCCGGTGGACGTCTCGAGATCCGTGTCTCCGCCGCTGACGTGGGCAAACGCGTCTCCGTGCGGCGCGTCGTCGACGACGCCGGCGGGGGTGGGAAATTCACCGACACGGTTGGTGTTCTCACATCATGGGACGACGGTGTCCTGCTGATCACCCGTCGGAACGGGGAGCGGGTACGGATCGAGGAGTCGTCGCTGGTGGCGGGGAAGACCGTGCCCGCCGCCCCCGCCCGGCGCCGCGGTCCCGCCGCCTCGTACGCGGAACTCGCGCATGTCGCCGCGCGGGCCTGGCGGCCGGTCGAGCGGGAGCGGCTCGGCGAGTGGGAGCTGCGGGCCGCCGCCGGATTCACCCGGCGCGCCAACTCGGTGCTGCCCCTCGGGGACCCCGGCCTGCCGCTGGACGAGGCGCTGACGGCCGTACGCGGCTGGTACGCGGCCCGGGGGCTGCCCGCGTTCCTCCAGCTCGCCACGGGCGCCGAGGGCACGCAGGAGCTGCTGTGCGCCGAGGTCGCGGACCGCGGCTGGGTCCGTGAGGTCACGGCCGAGCTGTGGATCGGGGCGCTCGCGCCGCTCGCGGACCGGGAGGCGGCCGGGGTGGAGCTGACCCGGACGGCGGACGAGGCATGGCTCGGCCGCTATCAGCGCAAGGGGCTCGGCGAGGTCGCCCTGAAGGTGCTCGGGAGCGGGCCCTCGGTGTGGTTCGCGACCGTGCCGGGCGCGGCGGGCGAAGGGCCCGCCGCCATCGGGCGGTGTGTCGTGGACGGGCGGTGGGCCGGCTTCTCGGCCGTGGAGGTCGACCCGGCCCGGCGGCGGCAGGGGCTCGCCTCGACCGTGATGACGGCGCTGGCCCGGCGGGCCCTGGACGAGGGGGCCTCGGCCGGCTGGCTGCAGGTGGAGGAGGACAACGTGGGGGCGCGGGCCCTGTACGGGGGGATGGGGTTCGCGGCGCATCACTCGTACCACCACTATCGGGAGCCCGGGAGCGTGGTCGAGGGTTCCGGTGGCGGCTCCCGGTCGGCCGGATCGTCGTGA
- the fdxA gene encoding ferredoxin, with amino-acid sequence MTYVIAQPCVDVKDKACIEECPVDCIYEGQRSLYIHPDECVDCGACEPVCPVEAIFYEDDTPEEWKDYYKANVEFFDELGSPGGASKLGLIERDHPFVAGLPPQA; translated from the coding sequence GTGACCTACGTCATCGCGCAGCCTTGTGTCGACGTCAAGGACAAGGCGTGCATCGAGGAGTGCCCGGTCGACTGCATCTACGAGGGTCAGCGGTCCCTCTACATCCACCCGGATGAATGCGTCGACTGCGGTGCCTGCGAGCCGGTGTGCCCGGTCGAGGCGATCTTCTACGAGGACGACACCCCGGAGGAGTGGAAGGACTACTACAAGGCGAACGTCGAGTTCTTCGACGAGCTCGGCTCGCCCGGTGGTGCCAGCAAGCTCGGTCTGATCGAGCGTGACCACCCCTTCGTCGCCGGACTGCCGCCGCAGGCCTGA